The Leclercia adecarboxylata region AGCCTGTCCACAGCTCTTTTCCGGTGCGTAAATCCACCAAACGCGCCGAGGCAGTGACGCGCGTATCGCTGTTGATCACCTGGTATGAGGTACCGTAATCGGTGATATTGATATACATCACCGCATCCGCGCCAAAGATATCGTGCAGTTTTTTCAGCGGGATAGCGTTGATGTCTTCCGGATTGGTCGCGCCGTTTTGTTTAAACGTCTCTTCCACCACTGCCACCGGGAACACATAGTAACCGGACTCGGCAAGAGGCCAGGTTACGTTGCTCAAAAAGCCATGAGTCGCGTTAACATCTGGCGATTTATTTGTTGGCGGCAGCACCAGAATGCTGCGCGGTTTGCTTTCTTTGAAAGCGGAATAATCCGCCGGTGGCGTCTTGTTGGTTGTGCAACCCGTGACGACCAGCGTCAATGCCAGGGTCAGAAGAGCAGAGATTCCTTTCATTTTATGTTCCGTTATTTTTTCGTGGTGAGGAAATCAATATATGAAGCCGATTCCGGGTACTGTTTTTTCTCGGCATTAAATTCGGCCATCGCCAGCTCTCTGTTCCCGGTATTGCTGTAGAGCATGCCCAACTGGGCATGCACGCCAGGTGGAACAGGTTTGCTGCTGGCCTGCGATGTGGTAATCAGTTTCTGCAGTGAAGCGATCTGATCCTGCGGGCTGGTTTTATTGGTGTAGTAGTCATAAATCGTGTCCTGATAATCACCCCAGGTATATATCTGCTGTGATGATTTCGTTGCACACCCAGCCAGCAGCAGCATCGCTGCGCCGGAAAGCAGGATTTTTATCTTTGCCATCATTAATTCCTTTTAATGTGTATTTGACGGGTTCCAGCTACCGTTTTCAGTACCGGCAACCAGGTTATTAACCGCTTCGCGGATCGCGAGATCCAGAACTTTGCCGTTCAGCGTGGCGTCGTAACTGGCCGTGCCGCCAAAGCCGAGTACTTCACGGTTAGACAGCGTGTATTCACCCGCTCCCTGGGATGAATAAACCACTTCAGAGGTGCTGACGTTGACCACGTTGAGCGCCACTTTGGCATACGCCACCTGCGACTTGCCGCGCCCCAGAATGCCAAACAGCGCCCTGTCGCCGGTCTCTTTGCGACCAAACTCTGTTACGTCACCGGTGATAACGTACGCCGCCCCTTTCAGCTGCTGACGCTTTCCGCTAATGCCGGACTCGTTTTTAATCTCTTCCATGTTGGCGCGATCCAGCACATTGAAGCGGCCAGTTTGCTGCAGATGGGTGATCAAAATGGTTTTTGACTGATTACCCAGACGGTCGACGCCATCCGAAAAGATGCCATTCATATAGCTGGAGCGGTTATCGAACTTCCCGACCGATATCGGGCTGCGCTGCCCCTGCCACGAGGTGTCATAGGTGGCGACTTTCGCCACCTCTACGGAACGGGAGGATTCTGTTGCACAGCCCGCCAGTAATAACGCGCTGAAGCACAGTGAAGTGACTATTCCTTTTGTTATCATGCTATTTAAATTTCCTTATAATAATAAACCAGGCAATTAAAATATAATTACCCTTCCTGACTGACTTTATTTTTGCGTAGCAAACGATAAGAGGCCGGTTTTTCCAACCTACTCACAGTGGATATTTTTCAATTATTTTTAAGGACAGCTAAAAACGGCTATTGCGGTATTTATTATGACAGATAAGAGAGTTAATTACCGGGTGGTAAGGGTTTTTTAAGATTATATTGGGGTTTGAGACTTTTCTTGCTATTCAGCAGGTTAAAGAGACCCTCCAAAAGCCGGGAAGTATCCTGTTTATAATCTGAGGCCAAAGCGCTTTCCGGTTTGCACAACGTCCCTCTTCTTCCCACCGGGCTAACGCCAGCGCGTTAAGGATTTTGAGTTCAAGCCAGGGCTGCTGGTCGGACTGCACCAGGCATAACGCCGCCTTCGTGGCCTTGAGAGCCGCCAGCCTGACCCAACGTCCAAAATGCGGTTTTGCTTCCAACGTTCTATTTTATCCAGTGCTGTTAAGAGCCTGTATATGTATGACCAACTGGTATGCCCGCAGCCCTGGCCTGTACCTGAACGGTAACTGGCTGGGAGAGGCAGGATTCAGCACCGACACGCCGGTCATGGTCAGCGTGGAACAGGGAAGACTGGTGATCGAGCCGGTCGAGGGCTGACGGGTAAAACAAAGATCCCGGCACGGTGGCCGGGATCTTCTACAGTTAATAAAAATCAGGATCTACCAGACCTTCAGCTTTCACGATTTCGAGGAAGCGTTTATAGGCCGTTTCATCCAGTTCAAGAAGATCGTCCAGCAACTTTTCTTTTATCAGTGCCCAATGATGAATGCTTTCTTTGAAATATATGGAATTAAAATTTATTTCAGGGTTGATTATTGTCACCTGAGTAGCCCTATATGACATCAGCCCACCATATCCTTTTGGGAGCCCATAAAAATATGTCTCATCGCCAAACCAGTAAATGCTAAAAACATCAACAACCCTACCTAAGGGATCTCTATGATCTCTTATCTTCATTTTCTTACCTCATCAGTTATTGAAGGACTCGGCTGTAATGGATTCTGCTGTGGGGTAACAATTTTCATATCATATGCTTTACCAGTATTAAAATTGTACTGGTAATGTACTGATATTGAAGAACCATCAGGCAGATAGTGTGTCGCCTCCATTTTCTGGAATCCAGCAGAAGTAGGAAACCTCGGGTCATTATTCATATCCCGCAACTTATTGCCTTGTGAAGGGTTTGATTCGACCTGTTTCCAGAACATTTGCTCATTCAGATCCCTCGGCGCTGTAAATTGCTGGCCCGGCTTCGCCGTCGATATCTTCTCCGCCGCACTAATCAGGATTTTGTTATCAATAACCTTCGCGGCTTTACCTGCCAATGATAATACTTTTTCTGCCGGGATCGACGTCAACAGCGCCAGCGCGTAGTCCTTCGCTTCTTCCGCTGTCAGCAGAGCCATTACCGTATCCGAACCAGGGTTATTACTCAGGATGGCTTTGATAATGTCTGCGCTTTCCGGCAAATCACCATGCACAATATCCTGTAATCCAGCCTGAACCTGCTCCGGCGAAAGGTTGTTGTCCTGGGCATATTTCACCCAGGATGTAGCTGCCTGTCCGGTTTCCGTCATCCCTTTCGGCAGACTCAGCGCATTATTCTCAGCCGCATTCTTCCCGGCCCCCGCGCCCGCTGCCGCACCCGCCGTGCTGTCACCCGCCAGGCCCCCCGCCATCCCCGCTGAAATCGTCGCCAGGGCGCTGACCGTCTGCTTCTG contains the following coding sequences:
- a CDS encoding DUF799 domain-containing protein; translation: MKGISALLTLALTLVVTGCTTNKTPPADYSAFKESKPRSILVLPPTNKSPDVNATHGFLSNVTWPLAESGYYVFPVAVVEETFKQNGATNPEDINAIPLKKLHDIFGADAVMYINITDYGTSYQVINSDTRVTASARLVDLRTGKELWTGFASASSNEGQSNNNGGLLGLVINAAITQIAHSAMDKAYDIAGVASARLFSPGPRGLLYGPRSPKYGQTAQ
- a CDS encoding CsgG/HfaB family protein, with product MITKGIVTSLCFSALLLAGCATESSRSVEVAKVATYDTSWQGQRSPISVGKFDNRSSYMNGIFSDGVDRLGNQSKTILITHLQQTGRFNVLDRANMEEIKNESGISGKRQQLKGAAYVITGDVTEFGRKETGDRALFGILGRGKSQVAYAKVALNVVNVSTSEVVYSSQGAGEYTLSNREVLGFGGTASYDATLNGKVLDLAIREAVNNLVAGTENGSWNPSNTH
- a CDS encoding DUF4810 domain-containing protein translates to MAKIKILLSGAAMLLLAGCATKSSQQIYTWGDYQDTIYDYYTNKTSPQDQIASLQKLITTSQASSKPVPPGVHAQLGMLYSNTGNRELAMAEFNAEKKQYPESASYIDFLTTKK
- a CDS encoding SymE family type I addiction module toxin — protein: MTNWYARSPGLYLNGNWLGEAGFSTDTPVMVSVEQGRLVIEPVEG